From the genome of Tsukamurella pulmonis:
CCTCGTTCAGCAGAAGGTGCGCGGCGATCTCCTGGCCAAGTGCGCTGCGGCGATCGCGCAGGCCTCGGCCGCAGCCGGCGCCGGAGGCGGCGCCGCGGCCGCGGTGATCGCCCCCACGGCGATCCACCCCGCATGCCAGCCCGTACTGACCGGATACACCGAGGGCGCCCGCGCCGCACAGGAAGCAATCGCCAGCGCGACGGCGCCCACCGTGGTGTCGCCCGCGCCCAACCGTTGATCACCACACACCCATCCACCGCTAGGTAGAGGAGAACACCATGGCAAGCCGCACGATGTCCAAGGCCGACGAGTGGGAGAAGGCCCGCAAGTTCGTCGCGGAGCACCCCGAGCTGGCCGAGATGGACAGCCACGCAGCGATCTACAAGTTCTGCGACAGCAAGCGCCACACCGGTAAGACGCTGTGGCCCAAGGTGCGCCGCGAGCTGGAAAAGCAGTACAACATCGACTACGCGGAGCTCAAAGCGCAGGCCGCCGAGCGCACCGCCCAGCGTGCCGAGGAACTCAAGAACGTCGGCGACGACGTCACCCGCGTCGAGCTGTACACCTTCGGCGAGATGATCGAACGTCAGGACAGCTCGTTTATGGGCGCGTTCGCGATCACCGACAGCGAGGGCGCCGACCAGTGGTACGGCAACATCCACCGCAGTCGCGGAATCGAGACCGACCCGGCCGCGGCCACCGAGGCCGTGTGCAGCGCGATCTGGCTCGCGGGCAAGGTCCGCGAAGATGCCGACCTCGAGGTGATCGCCGCGACGATCCACCACAGCTACCCGGACATCGACGCGGACCGCGTCGATGCCGCCTCGGTCCGCAACAGCGTCGCGGTGACGCTCACCCACGTCGACGCCGAGAACAACCCGGCGTCAGTGACCTGCCTGGAGAAGCCGGGCTACCGCGACTGGCAGGAGATCCGCCTCCGCGACCTCATCACCTACTCGCCCGCGCCGGCCTGACCGGGCCGCCCGCCTGACCCAACCTGCAGCAGTACCCGAGAAGAAACGGCAAACATCATGAGCTACCCCAACTACTCCGATCACACGCCTGCGGGCGCGCTCTCGGACCTCACGCGCGAGCTGGAGAACCCCGCCGGGCAACACCCGGCGGCCGTGGCCCGCGCCGACGAGAGCGTGTTCCCCTTCAACGTCAGTCGCTACACCGTCGGGATGATCGTCACGACCGGCATCGCCGCCCTGCTGGCGTTCACGCTGACCTGGGCCAACAACTGGCTGGCTGTCAACCACGGCATCCCGTGGTCCTCGTCGGCGCAGTCGACGAGCACCAATCTCTGGGGCGCCGTCTTTCTGGCGGTGGCCAGCGGTGCGACGTTCCTGCTCCTCGTCTGGCTGACCGATCGGCCGCATCTGCTCTACGGCGTGCTCGCCGCGCTCATCACCCTCATCGCGCTCGGCCTGCCATGGGCCACCGACATCTCCCCCATGGCCGGCTTCCTCAACGGTGTCGCGCACGCAGCCGTGGTGATCACCATCGCGGCGTTGACGGAGTCCCTGGGCCGTGCCGCGCTCATCCGCGCGCAGGACCCCAACACCCTCACGTACTAGGAGGAAGGCCATGACCACAGCAGAAGCACACGCGAGCGGAGCGCCCGCGCCATCGCGGGTCGACATCACCGTCTACAGCAAGCCAGCGTGCGTCCAGTGCAACGCAACGTACAAGGCGCTCGACAAGGCGGGCGTGCCGTACAACGTCGTCGACATCAGCCAGGACGACGAGGCCCGCGACTACGTCATGGGCCTGGGCTACCTGCAGGCGCCGGTCGTCGTGGCCGGCGACCAGCACTGGTCCGGGTTCCGGCCGGAAAAGGTGCGCGACGCAGTCTCCGCGGTCAAGGCCGCGCAGGGGCCCGCGGGTCCGCGGGCCGTGCTCGAGGCCACCACCACCGCCACGACGCCCACGCGCGGTGCTGTAGCTCCGTCCGTGGCCACGGCGGCGCCGACGGCCGCCGTGGATACCCAGGAGCGGGCCCCGGCCGGCGTGGAACGGTAGCCCCTTCGATCAAGCCCTGCACCGCGGCGGGGCGCGGCGATCACGTCGCACCCCGCCGCCTCCACCAACGGAAAGGCACACCCCATGAAGATCACGCGCCTCGCGCTCGCCCTGGCGGTGCCAGTCGCTCTCGCCTCCGGCGTCGCGGCCTGTGGCACCGACACCACCGCCGCGCCGATCAAGATCGGCGTGACCGACGGTGCCCGCCCGTTCTGGACGGTCTACAAGGACCTCGCCAAGGAGCAGGGCATCAACGTCGAAATCCGGAACTTCGACGACTACCAGGCCCCGAACGCCGCCCTCAACGACGGTGACGTGCAGATCAACGAGTACCAGCACCTGCTCTTCCTCGCGGCCTACAACAAGCAGAACAAGACCGAGCTGACGCCGATCGGATCCACCGGCCTCTACCCGACGGCGCTCTACTCCAAGAAGCACCGCACTCTCGCGGAGATCCCGCAGGGCGGCACCGTCGTGATCCCCAACGACCAGACGAACCAAGCACGCTCCCTCGCCTTGCTCTCGTCCGCCGGGCTCGTCAAGTTCCGCACCGACCCCAGCCCCATCGTGAGCATCGCAGACGTCGACAAGGCCGCGTCGAAGGTCAACGTGCGCGCCGTGCGACCGAATGAGACGGTGGTCGGAATCGACAATGTCAGCGGCGCCATCGTCGACCCTGCGACCGCTGCGGCTGCCAAGCTCGGCGCCGAGCAGGTCCTCGCGAAGGAAGATCCGGGCACCGCGACCGCCGCTCCATACGTCAACGTGTTCGTGGTGCGCAAGGACGATGCGAAGAACGACACGTACCTTCGGCTCGCCAAGCTCTACCACGACCAGAAGGTCACCACGGCGGCCCGCTCCGACGTCGGAGACGCCTTCACCGTCGTCGACAAGCCCGCCACCGAGCTGCAGCAGACGCTCACCACTGTGCAGCGTCAGCTCGCG
Proteins encoded in this window:
- a CDS encoding MetQ/NlpA family ABC transporter substrate-binding protein; protein product: MKITRLALALAVPVALASGVAACGTDTTAAPIKIGVTDGARPFWTVYKDLAKEQGINVEIRNFDDYQAPNAALNDGDVQINEYQHLLFLAAYNKQNKTELTPIGSTGLYPTALYSKKHRTLAEIPQGGTVVIPNDQTNQARSLALLSSAGLVKFRTDPSPIVSIADVDKAASKVNVRAVRPNETVVGIDNVSGAIVDPATAAAAKLGAEQVLAKEDPGTATAAPYVNVFVVRKDDAKNDTYLRLAKLYHDQKVTTAARSDVGDAFTVVDKPATELQQTLTTVQRQLAQARPS